One Mangrovimonas cancribranchiae DNA segment encodes these proteins:
- a CDS encoding aspartate kinase yields the protein MQVLKFGGTSVGSVQNMTNVKGIINDGSEKIVVLSAMSGTTNALVAVSEAVKETNTKKAIQLLDALYITYVDVLDELIQNKVLYQETERYIQSVFNRLNDFVNQQHTSFLHNRMVSQGELLSTFLFSRFLQQEGVNAQLISALDFMRIDKSNEPDYFYIKQNLSRIIAELPQADIYITQGFICLDADGHITNLQRGGSDYTASIIGAAINAEEVQIWTDIDGFHNNDPRFVNDTQAISNLSFDEAAELAYFGAKILHPQTVMPIREQNIPLRLKNTMAPNAHGTLITNSVHGEGIKAIAAKDGITAIKIKSGRMLLAHGFLKRVFEVFEKYETAIDMVTTSEIAVSLTIDNITHLTEIVAELERFASVEVDAFRTIVCLVGNNIVFHPDTPKLFQILQDVNVRMIAYGGSNNNISLLINTSDKVETLRKLNRYVFEMEMV from the coding sequence ATGCAAGTTTTAAAGTTTGGTGGAACATCGGTTGGTTCAGTGCAAAACATGACTAATGTGAAAGGCATTATAAATGATGGCAGCGAAAAGATTGTAGTGCTTTCTGCTATGTCTGGAACAACTAATGCTTTAGTTGCCGTTTCTGAGGCTGTAAAAGAAACAAACACAAAAAAAGCTATTCAGTTATTAGATGCGTTATATATAACCTATGTTGATGTCTTAGACGAGTTGATTCAAAATAAAGTCTTATACCAAGAAACGGAGAGGTATATCCAGTCTGTATTTAATAGGCTTAACGATTTTGTGAATCAGCAACATACGAGTTTTTTGCATAACCGTATGGTTTCTCAAGGCGAGTTGTTGTCTACCTTTTTGTTTAGTAGGTTCTTACAACAAGAAGGTGTAAATGCGCAGTTAATATCAGCTTTAGATTTTATGAGAATTGACAAATCTAACGAGCCAGATTATTTTTATATCAAGCAAAATTTATCCAGAATTATAGCCGAACTTCCTCAAGCCGATATTTATATCACACAAGGATTTATTTGTTTAGATGCTGATGGACATATTACAAACTTACAACGTGGTGGAAGTGATTATACAGCAAGTATTATTGGCGCTGCTATAAACGCAGAAGAAGTACAAATTTGGACCGATATAGATGGGTTTCATAACAACGATCCAAGGTTTGTAAACGATACACAAGCTATTTCGAATCTATCGTTTGATGAAGCTGCAGAGCTGGCATATTTTGGTGCGAAAATTCTGCATCCACAAACCGTAATGCCTATTAGAGAGCAGAATATTCCGTTACGGTTAAAAAATACGATGGCACCAAATGCTCATGGAACGTTAATAACAAATTCTGTACACGGCGAAGGTATTAAGGCTATAGCTGCAAAAGATGGTATTACGGCCATAAAAATTAAGTCTGGAAGAATGCTGTTGGCTCATGGGTTTTTAAAACGTGTTTTCGAGGTTTTTGAAAAATACGAAACGGCTATTGATATGGTTACAACCTCGGAAATTGCTGTGTCTTTAACTATAGATAATATAACGCATTTAACCGAAATAGTAGCAGAATTGGAGCGATTTGCATCTGTAGAAGTCGATGCATTTCGTACGATAGTCTGTTTGGTAGGAAATAATATTGTGTTCCATCCAGATACGCCTAAATTATTTCAAATATTACAAGATGTTAATGTAAGAATGATTGCCTATGGCGGCAGTAACAATAATATATCATTACTAATTAATACAAGCGATAAAGTAGAAACCTTAAGGAAGCTAAATCGTTATGTATTTGAAATGGAAATGGTATAG
- a CDS encoding aminopeptidase P family protein: MKYLPIDSKLFIKNRNNFMAKMKPNSLAVFNSNDIYPIGADSTIPFQQDRNIFYLSGVDQEESILLLFPDCPNPKHREILFLTETNDHIAVWEGEKLTKEKAFETAGIKTVYWLQDFDKVFREVMAQCDTVYINTNEHYRANIETQTREDRFNKWLREKFPAHSVEKSNPILQRLRSVKDQIELDIMQQACRITEKGFKRVLNFVKPGVSEFEIEAEYMHEFLRNRSRGFAYTPIVASGNNANVLHYIENNQPCNDGDLILMDVGAEYANYSSDMTRTIPVSGKFSKRQKEVYNAVNRVKDEATKMLIPGTIWADYHVEVGKLMTSELLGLGLLDKADVQNENPDWPAYKKYFMHGTSHHIGLDTHDYGILTEPMTANMVFTVEPGIYIPNEGFGIRLEDDVVIQETGEPFNLMRDIPIEADEIEDIMNS; this comes from the coding sequence ATGAAATACTTACCTATAGACAGCAAGTTATTTATTAAAAACCGCAACAACTTCATGGCTAAAATGAAACCTAATAGTTTAGCTGTTTTTAATAGTAATGACATTTACCCTATTGGTGCAGACAGCACCATACCTTTTCAACAAGATCGCAATATTTTTTATTTAAGCGGTGTCGATCAGGAAGAAAGCATTTTATTATTATTTCCTGATTGTCCAAACCCAAAGCATCGTGAAATTTTATTTCTTACAGAAACAAACGATCATATTGCTGTTTGGGAAGGCGAAAAACTAACCAAAGAGAAGGCGTTTGAAACAGCTGGGATAAAAACCGTGTATTGGCTTCAAGATTTCGACAAAGTTTTTAGAGAAGTCATGGCGCAATGCGACACCGTTTATATTAACACTAACGAACATTACCGAGCTAATATAGAAACACAAACTCGCGAAGACCGTTTTAATAAATGGTTAAGAGAGAAATTTCCAGCACATAGTGTAGAAAAAAGCAACCCTATACTACAGCGTTTACGTTCTGTAAAAGACCAAATAGAGCTTGATATTATGCAACAAGCTTGTAGAATTACCGAAAAAGGATTTAAACGTGTATTAAATTTTGTAAAACCAGGTGTTTCAGAATTTGAAATTGAAGCCGAATACATGCATGAGTTTTTAAGAAATCGCTCTCGTGGTTTTGCTTACACTCCTATTGTGGCCTCAGGGAACAATGCTAATGTATTACACTATATAGAAAACAATCAACCGTGTAACGATGGCGACTTAATTTTAATGGACGTTGGCGCAGAATACGCCAATTACTCTAGCGATATGACTAGAACGATTCCTGTTTCTGGAAAGTTCTCTAAACGCCAAAAAGAGGTTTACAATGCTGTAAACCGTGTTAAAGATGAAGCCACAAAAATGCTTATTCCAGGAACTATTTGGGCCGATTACCACGTTGAAGTTGGTAAATTAATGACTTCGGAATTATTAGGCTTAGGTTTATTGGATAAAGCCGATGTGCAAAACGAAAATCCAGATTGGCCAGCATATAAAAAATACTTCATGCATGGCACCAGTCATCATATTGGTTTAGATACGCATGATTATGGTATTTTAACAGAACCTATGACAGCTAATATGGTATTTACCGTAGAACCTGGTATTTATATTCCAAATGAAGGATTTGGTATTCGTTTAGAAGACGATGTTGTTATTCAAGAAACAGGTGAGCCTTTTAATCTTATGCGCGACATTCCTATTGAAGCTGATGAGATTGAAGATATTATGAATTCTTAA
- a CDS encoding succinate dehydrogenase cytochrome b subunit has product MSGILNSSIGRKFAMALSALFLMIFLLQHFIINFSSIISADAFNNLSHFMGTNWLIQYIMQPVLIFGVVFHFVMGFILEIRNKGARQIKYAKNNGAANSSWMSRNMIYSGLFILIFLVIHFIDFWIPEINTKYIQGDMSGLLPSGEYRYYEELVHKFQPLWRVALYCLGFVFLALHLLHGFMSAFQSVGANNKYTRALKGFGKAYAIIIPLGFIIIALVHHFNH; this is encoded by the coding sequence ATGAGCGGAATTCTAAATTCTTCGATAGGAAGAAAATTTGCCATGGCACTTTCGGCCCTCTTCCTAATGATTTTCTTGTTACAACACTTTATTATCAATTTTTCATCTATAATTAGTGCAGACGCTTTTAACAACCTGTCTCACTTTATGGGAACCAATTGGTTAATTCAATACATTATGCAACCTGTATTGATTTTTGGTGTCGTTTTTCACTTTGTAATGGGATTTATTCTGGAGATAAGAAACAAAGGTGCTAGACAAATTAAGTATGCAAAAAACAATGGTGCTGCCAATTCATCATGGATGAGCCGCAATATGATTTACAGCGGGTTATTCATTTTAATTTTCTTGGTTATTCACTTTATCGATTTCTGGATTCCGGAAATCAACACTAAATATATCCAAGGCGATATGTCTGGGTTGTTGCCAAGTGGTGAGTACAGATACTACGAAGAACTTGTGCATAAATTTCAACCATTATGGCGTGTGGCGCTATATTGTTTAGGTTTTGTGTTTTTAGCATTGCATTTATTACACGGATTTATGTCGGCCTTTCAATCAGTTGGTGCTAACAACAAATACACAAGAGCATTAAAAGGATTTGGAAAAGCATATGCAATTATTATTCCTTTAGGGTTTATCATTATTGCATTAGTTCACCATTTTAATCATTAA
- a CDS encoding fumarate reductase/succinate dehydrogenase flavoprotein subunit, producing MALDSKIPKGPLADKWTNHKNNINLVNPANKRLIDVIVVGTGLAGGSAAATLAELGYNVKAFCFQDSPRRAHSIAAQGGINAAKNYQGDGDSDYRLFYDTVKGGDYRSREANVYRLAEVSANIIDQCVAQGVPFAREYGGLLDNRSFGGVLVSRTFYAKGQTGQQLLLGAYSAMNRQIGRGKIKMYNRHEMLDVVVVDGKARGIIARNLVTGEIERHSAHAVVLGTGGYGNVFFLSTNAMGSNVTAAWKAHKRGAYFANPCYTQIHPTCIPVSGDHQSKLTLMSESLRNDGRIWVPKHMEDVKAIREGKLKPTEIAEENRDYYLERRYPAFGNLVPRDVASRAAKERCDAGYGVNKTGEAVYLDFASAIQRYGKEQAHVKGLNENDAALVKELGQEVIKNKYGNLFQMYEKIVDQNPYETPMMIYPAVHYTMGGIWVDYNLMTTVPGLYAIGEANFSDHGANRLGASALMQGLADGYFVLPYTIGDYLSNDIRTGPISTESPEFEEAEKNVRNRIESLINNNGTHSVDYFHKKLGKIMWNKVGMSRNAKGLSEAIEEIAALREEFWKDVKVPGEAEEFNEELAKAGRVADFLELGELFAKDALQRNESCGGHYREESVEESGEQKGEAKRDDENFKYVAAWEYKGEPKDAVLHKENLVFENIELKQRSYK from the coding sequence ATGGCTTTAGATTCAAAAATACCAAAAGGTCCTTTAGCAGATAAATGGACCAATCATAAAAACAATATTAACTTAGTTAATCCAGCCAACAAACGTTTAATAGATGTAATTGTTGTGGGAACTGGTTTAGCTGGTGGTTCTGCCGCTGCAACTTTAGCAGAGCTTGGCTATAATGTAAAAGCATTCTGTTTTCAAGATTCGCCGCGTCGTGCACACTCTATTGCTGCACAAGGCGGTATAAACGCTGCCAAGAACTATCAAGGTGATGGCGATTCTGATTACCGATTATTTTACGATACAGTAAAAGGTGGTGATTATCGTTCGCGTGAAGCCAATGTGTATCGTTTGGCCGAGGTGTCTGCTAATATTATCGATCAATGTGTAGCACAAGGTGTTCCTTTTGCTCGTGAGTATGGTGGGTTGTTAGATAACCGTTCTTTTGGTGGAGTTTTAGTATCTCGTACTTTCTACGCCAAAGGTCAAACAGGGCAACAGTTACTGCTAGGAGCGTATTCTGCCATGAACCGACAAATTGGACGTGGTAAAATTAAAATGTACAACCGTCATGAAATGTTAGATGTTGTTGTAGTAGATGGAAAAGCGCGAGGTATTATTGCACGTAACTTAGTAACTGGAGAAATTGAAAGACACTCAGCTCACGCTGTTGTTTTAGGAACAGGAGGTTATGGTAATGTATTCTTCTTATCAACAAATGCTATGGGAAGTAATGTTACCGCAGCTTGGAAAGCTCATAAGCGTGGTGCTTATTTTGCTAATCCATGTTACACACAAATCCACCCAACATGTATTCCAGTGTCTGGAGATCATCAATCTAAATTAACATTGATGTCGGAGTCGTTACGTAACGATGGCCGTATTTGGGTGCCAAAACATATGGAGGATGTTAAAGCCATTCGAGAAGGTAAATTAAAACCAACGGAAATTGCTGAAGAGAATAGAGATTATTATTTAGAGCGTCGTTATCCAGCCTTTGGTAACTTAGTGCCACGTGATGTGGCTTCTCGTGCTGCTAAAGAGCGTTGCGATGCTGGCTATGGTGTAAATAAAACAGGTGAGGCTGTTTACTTAGATTTTGCCTCGGCAATTCAACGTTATGGTAAAGAACAAGCTCATGTTAAAGGATTAAACGAAAACGATGCGGCTTTAGTTAAAGAGCTAGGTCAAGAAGTGATTAAAAATAAGTATGGAAACTTATTCCAGATGTATGAAAAAATCGTCGACCAAAATCCATACGAAACCCCAATGATGATTTACCCAGCAGTGCACTACACTATGGGCGGTATTTGGGTAGATTATAATTTAATGACAACCGTTCCTGGATTGTATGCAATTGGTGAAGCTAACTTCTCCGATCATGGTGCTAACCGTTTAGGAGCTTCGGCTTTAATGCAAGGATTAGCAGACGGATACTTTGTATTACCATATACTATTGGAGATTATTTATCTAACGATATCCGTACTGGACCAATTTCAACTGAGTCACCAGAATTTGAAGAAGCCGAAAAGAATGTTCGTAACCGTATTGAATCTCTAATTAATAACAACGGAACACATTCTGTAGATTATTTCCACAAAAAACTAGGAAAGATCATGTGGAATAAAGTAGGTATGTCCCGTAATGCTAAAGGTTTATCTGAAGCTATAGAAGAAATTGCAGCATTACGTGAAGAATTCTGGAAAGATGTCAAAGTCCCTGGAGAAGCAGAGGAATTTAACGAAGAATTAGCCAAAGCAGGTCGTGTAGCCGATTTCTTAGAATTAGGCGAGCTGTTTGCTAAAGATGCTCTACAACGAAATGAGTCTTGTGGTGGACACTACCGTGAAGAATCTGTAGAAGAAAGTGGCGAACAAAAAGGCGAAGCCAAGCGTGACGATGAGAATTTTAAATATGTGGCTGCTTGGGAATATAAAGGAGAACCTAAAGATGCTGTATTGCATAAGGAAAATCTCGTATTTGAAAATATAGAATTAAAACAAAGAAGTTATAAATAA
- a CDS encoding succinate dehydrogenase/fumarate reductase iron-sulfur subunit, with amino-acid sequence MNLTLKIWRQKNANDKGKMVDYPISGIEPDMSFLEMLDVLNEELINKGEEPVAFDHDCREGICGMCSLYINGEAHGPDRGVTTCQLHMRMFNDGDTIYIEPFRAAAFPVVKDLVVDRSSFDRIQHAGGFVSVNTSGNTIDANTIPVNKHDADDAFDAATCIGCGACVASCKNSSAMLFVGAKVSQFALLPQGQVEATDRVMNMVKQMDEEGFGNCTNTGACEVECPKGISLENIARMNREYLKASFKG; translated from the coding sequence ATGAATTTAACGTTGAAAATATGGCGTCAAAAAAACGCTAACGATAAAGGAAAAATGGTTGACTATCCAATTAGTGGGATAGAGCCAGATATGTCTTTCCTTGAAATGTTAGACGTTTTAAATGAAGAGTTAATTAATAAAGGAGAAGAGCCTGTAGCATTCGATCACGATTGTCGTGAAGGAATTTGTGGTATGTGTTCGCTTTATATTAATGGTGAAGCCCATGGCCCAGATCGAGGCGTAACAACATGTCAATTACACATGCGTATGTTTAATGATGGCGATACCATTTATATTGAACCATTTAGAGCAGCTGCATTTCCAGTTGTAAAAGATTTAGTTGTAGACAGAAGCTCATTTGATCGTATACAACATGCTGGAGGATTTGTTTCGGTTAACACTTCTGGAAATACTATTGATGCGAATACCATTCCAGTAAACAAACATGATGCTGACGATGCTTTCGATGCAGCGACGTGTATTGGTTGTGGTGCTTGTGTGGCAAGCTGTAAAAACTCTTCTGCTATGTTATTTGTTGGGGCTAAAGTATCGCAATTTGCTTTATTACCTCAAGGGCAAGTAGAAGCTACAGATCGTGTTATGAACATGGTTAAACAAATGGACGAAGAAGGATTTGGTAACTGTACTAACACAGGTGCTTGTGAAGTAGAATGTCCTAAAGGAATTTCTTTAGAAAACATTGCACGTATGAATCGTGAGTACTTAAAAGCCTCTTTTAAAGGATAA
- a CDS encoding MutS-related protein — protein sequence MQQPTSFYKTQLDTFKQHVSRLNKQLIGLSSIRLVVFVLTVVGVYFTYNNWQVAAGISVFGIVAFLITLSKYTDTKWERDLNKALVTINEEELTIASGQFQHRDSGTEFQEPKHFYSLDIDLFGNGSFFQFINRTSITEGKTTLANLLKANNISNIKLRQEVVKELSSKPEWRQLYSATASLIHVEVSARYIIQWLTQHKQFLPKIMRWLPMMFSGITVLFFVLFLFKILDVSILGYWLLLGLFITGVYVKKINILSQQTDKAKDTFKQYSQLLKQIENTSFSSELLQEKQQKIQNNHKKASVIFKQFSKYLDALDNRNNLIGAIFGNGLFLTDLKNSYKIEQWIATYNKTVADWFEVVTFFDAYNSLGNYAFNHPEFVYPKLVNKGICIKAEQLGHPLLQADKRVDSDLNIDNEQFFIVTGANMAGKSTFLRTVSLHIVMANVGLPVCAHKSEYSPIKLITSMRTSDSLTDDSSYFFSELTRLKFIVDAIKTESYFIILDEILKGTNSTDKAIGSQKFVEKLVSSHATGIIATHDLSLTKIETNLDQVKNYFFDAEIKNEELYFDYKLKKGVCQNMNASFLLKKMEIV from the coding sequence ATGCAACAGCCCACTAGCTTTTATAAAACGCAATTAGATACATTTAAACAACATGTTAGTCGTTTAAACAAACAATTAATCGGGTTAAGTTCCATTAGATTAGTTGTATTTGTTTTAACCGTTGTAGGTGTTTATTTTACGTATAATAATTGGCAAGTTGCAGCAGGAATTTCGGTTTTCGGGATAGTTGCTTTTTTAATCACGTTATCAAAATATACCGATACCAAATGGGAACGAGATCTTAATAAGGCTCTAGTTACAATTAATGAAGAAGAATTAACCATTGCCTCAGGTCAATTTCAGCATAGAGACAGCGGAACAGAATTTCAAGAACCAAAACACTTTTATAGTTTAGATATAGATTTATTTGGAAATGGTTCATTCTTTCAATTTATAAATAGAACAAGTATTACAGAAGGTAAAACCACTTTGGCAAACCTGTTAAAGGCTAATAATATTAGTAACATTAAATTAAGACAAGAAGTTGTAAAAGAATTGAGTTCTAAACCAGAGTGGCGCCAATTATATTCAGCAACAGCGTCTTTAATCCATGTTGAGGTTTCTGCAAGATACATTATCCAATGGTTAACACAACACAAGCAGTTTTTACCTAAAATAATGCGGTGGTTACCAATGATGTTTAGCGGGATAACCGTTCTGTTTTTTGTGTTATTCCTCTTTAAAATACTAGACGTTTCTATTTTAGGATATTGGTTGTTATTGGGGTTGTTTATTACTGGCGTTTATGTAAAAAAAATTAATATTCTTTCGCAACAAACAGATAAAGCAAAAGATACTTTTAAGCAGTACTCGCAACTTTTAAAACAAATTGAAAACACCTCGTTTTCATCGGAATTATTACAGGAAAAGCAACAAAAAATACAAAACAATCATAAAAAAGCATCGGTTATATTTAAGCAATTTTCAAAATATTTAGATGCTTTAGATAATAGAAACAACCTTATTGGCGCCATTTTTGGCAATGGCTTGTTTTTAACCGATTTAAAAAACAGTTATAAAATCGAGCAATGGATAGCAACATATAATAAAACTGTTGCCGATTGGTTTGAAGTGGTTACTTTTTTCGATGCTTATAACTCCTTAGGAAATTATGCTTTTAACCATCCAGAATTTGTATATCCTAAATTAGTTAATAAAGGTATTTGTATAAAAGCCGAACAATTAGGGCATCCGTTATTACAAGCCGATAAGCGTGTGGATAGCGACTTAAATATAGATAACGAACAGTTTTTTATTGTAACTGGAGCTAATATGGCAGGAAAGAGCACGTTTTTACGAACTGTTTCGTTACATATTGTCATGGCAAATGTAGGATTGCCAGTTTGTGCGCATAAAAGTGAATACAGCCCAATAAAACTTATTACAAGTATGCGAACAAGCGATTCGCTAACCGATGATAGTAGTTATTTCTTTTCAGAATTAACCCGATTAAAATTTATTGTTGATGCTATTAAAACCGAATCCTATTTTATTATCCTTGATGAGATTTTAAAAGGAACAAATAGCACCGATAAAGCTATTGGTTCTCAGAAATTTGTTGAAAAATTAGTGTCTAGCCATGCTACTGGAATTATAGCTACGCACGATTTAAGTTTAACTAAAATTGAAACAAATCTAGACCAGGTAAAAAACTACTTTTTTGATGCCGAAATAAAAAACGAGGAACTTTATTTTGACTATAAGCTTAAAAAAGGCGTCTGCCAAAATATGAACGCGAGCTTTCTGTTAAAGAAAATGGAGATAGTTTAA
- a CDS encoding S46 family peptidase — translation MKYLKLLALFLCFQVSAQQGGMWIPSLLEGMNETEMTNLGSKLTAQDIYDVNNSSLKDAIAHFNGGCTSEVISPNGLLLTNHHCGFSQIQSHSSLENDYLKDGFWAMNYNEELPNEGLFVEFIVRIEDVTQQVLSGVTNAMDEKTRQSTIDKNSNALQAQVNKETWQDVKVKSFYKGNQYFLFVTERYEDIRLVGAPPSSIGKFGSDTDNWVFPRHTGDFSLFRIYADKNNRPAKYSKDNVPYKPKHFLPVSLDGVEENDFTMVFGFPGTTNEYLPAVAIEHITKEFNPSNIAIREAALKVIDANMKVSDDIRIKYASKQARIANAWKKWIGENLGIEKSQAIANRKAFEERFKKALKDKELEDDYGNILPEFDKRYKDFADINIKRRNFIEVFLVTNELMQMTFRAYQFEEALTNRPEVLDRAKASIENTLKGIHKNYNVSVDKGVYEVVMPLYKKNNVDPTIYDKTAFTNLDSALKLFEGSAEEIIEKLNKDAAYVYAKPLIADFFNNINPEYTEKNQAISALQTQYMTALMKALPNERYFPDANSTLRVTYGQVKGYSPRDAVYYNHVSYLDGVIEKYVPGDYEFDVPQKLIDLYNTKDYGNYADTNGKVPVCFIGTNHTTGGNSGSPTIDAEGNLIGLNFDRVWEGTMSDMNYDPEICRNIMVDIRYVLFIIDKYAGAKHLVDEMSLVHPKK, via the coding sequence ATGAAATATTTAAAACTTCTCGCATTATTTTTATGCTTTCAGGTTTCGGCCCAACAAGGTGGCATGTGGATTCCTTCACTTTTAGAAGGCATGAATGAAACAGAAATGACAAACCTAGGCAGTAAACTTACCGCTCAAGACATTTACGATGTTAATAACTCTAGTCTTAAAGATGCTATTGCGCATTTTAACGGTGGTTGTACTAGTGAGGTTATTTCTCCTAATGGATTACTATTAACCAATCACCACTGCGGGTTTAGTCAAATACAATCACATTCATCATTAGAAAACGACTACCTAAAGGACGGATTTTGGGCTATGAACTACAATGAAGAACTTCCTAACGAAGGGCTTTTTGTAGAGTTTATTGTAAGAATAGAAGATGTTACACAGCAAGTACTTTCTGGTGTTACCAACGCTATGGACGAAAAGACTAGACAGTCTACAATCGATAAAAATAGTAATGCGTTACAAGCACAAGTTAACAAAGAAACATGGCAGGATGTAAAAGTAAAATCGTTTTACAAGGGCAATCAATACTTCTTATTTGTTACCGAGCGTTACGAAGACATTCGTTTAGTAGGTGCGCCACCAAGTAGCATAGGAAAGTTTGGTAGCGATACCGATAATTGGGTGTTTCCAAGACATACAGGCGATTTTTCGTTATTTAGAATTTACGCCGATAAAAATAATCGTCCTGCTAAGTACAGTAAAGACAATGTGCCTTACAAACCAAAGCACTTTTTACCGGTCTCGTTAGATGGCGTTGAAGAAAACGACTTCACCATGGTATTTGGTTTTCCAGGAACCACCAACGAATACCTGCCAGCAGTAGCTATAGAACATATTACAAAAGAATTTAACCCTAGTAATATTGCCATTCGCGAAGCCGCGTTAAAAGTTATTGATGCGAATATGAAAGTCAGTGATGATATTAGAATCAAGTATGCGTCTAAACAAGCTAGAATAGCCAATGCATGGAAAAAGTGGATAGGTGAAAATTTAGGCATTGAAAAAAGTCAAGCCATTGCTAACAGAAAAGCCTTTGAAGAGCGCTTTAAAAAAGCACTAAAAGACAAAGAATTGGAAGATGACTACGGAAACATTCTTCCTGAATTTGATAAACGTTATAAAGATTTTGCTGATATTAATATTAAACGCCGAAACTTTATCGAAGTCTTTTTAGTTACTAACGAACTAATGCAAATGACTTTTAGAGCCTATCAATTTGAAGAAGCCCTAACCAACAGACCCGAAGTGTTAGATCGCGCTAAAGCATCTATAGAAAACACTTTAAAAGGCATTCATAAAAACTACAATGTTTCTGTGGATAAAGGTGTTTACGAAGTCGTGATGCCTTTATATAAAAAGAACAATGTCGATCCAACTATTTACGACAAAACTGCATTTACAAACCTAGATAGTGCCTTAAAGTTATTTGAAGGTTCTGCTGAAGAGATTATTGAAAAATTAAACAAGGATGCCGCTTATGTTTACGCTAAACCTCTTATTGCAGACTTTTTTAATAACATAAACCCTGAATATACCGAGAAAAACCAAGCAATTTCTGCACTGCAAACTCAATACATGACAGCCTTAATGAAAGCCTTACCAAACGAGCGTTATTTCCCAGATGCTAATAGCACCTTACGTGTTACTTACGGGCAAGTAAAGGGATATTCTCCCAGAGATGCTGTGTATTACAATCACGTTAGTTATTTAGATGGTGTTATTGAAAAATATGTTCCGGGTGATTATGAATTTGATGTCCCTCAAAAACTAATCGATTTATACAACACTAAAGACTATGGAAATTACGCTGACACTAACGGTAAAGTGCCTGTATGCTTTATTGGTACAAACCATACTACTGGAGGAAACTCTGGCAGCCCAACAATTGATGCCGAAGGGAATTTAATTGGTTTAAATTTTGACCGTGTTTGGGAAGGTACCATGAGCGACATGAATTACGACCCTGAAATTTGCAGAAATATTATGGTAGATATTCGTTATGTCTTATTTATTATAGACAAATATGCTGGTGCGAAACATCTTGTCGATGAAATGTCACTTGTACATCCTAAAAAATAA